Sequence from the Montipora foliosa isolate CH-2021 chromosome 12, ASM3666993v2, whole genome shotgun sequence genome:
cgtgggTACCGGCCTTAACACCGATCGGATGTTCTACCCACTATTAAAGCTATAAGAATGGATGTTGTTGATTCCTGCCCAGGAATGATTCGCTGCTTGCCAAGCAACCAGGTAATCGAACCCAAAATACTTTTGAGTGCATTTTGGGCTCCGTAATTCCGTAAGGACGACCTATAGGCTTTTTGGAAGcagatatttattttgtaaACTCGGACCGCTCCTCACGAATAAAAATATTTGGAGAACAAATTAAGTAATGAAACAATTACTCATTCTCTTTGGTTATTTCACTTATAAACCGCTTGATGTTCTAATGGCGGTCAAGCTCAGCTTGCCTTGGGCTCATTCCTCATCCCAATCTCATTCTTGCATAAATTCTTGAGCTTGCTGATTCATGCGGCTGGCGCTCTTATAACCTAAAAGGCctatttaaataaaatattatataTTGATCATGCCGCGATATTAATTTGTTATAATCTTTTATTCCTTATCGTTTAAGCGCATAAGAACTCCTACGCCTACACGCcctaaggttttttttttctcccctttagtaaatattttgaaaaattctAAAGATACTGCGTATATGTCATTGTTCTATGAATATCCGAAAACGACTAAACAAAAACACAAGCCTCAAAATTGTTTGTTTCCAACTGcctttcaaaataaataatttaatttgctTGCCAGTAAGTGGAATTTGTGGAGACATTCCTTCTATTTTTGATTAAAGTAAATGATCCGAAAAATGAGGCGATCTTTTTGGGAGAAAtactgacttttcactggaaTGAGACCTTATATTAATTGGAGGCTTTAAGCAAGTAGAACATTATCTGAAGATGTTCAGTCCCGAAAGTTTCATTCTTTCCCGAGCCAACTAAAGGCGGAGAAAACGTACTTTTGGATTTCCACTTTTTATGGTTGCGGGATATTACTCAGTGAATAAGACTTCGAAGATGATTTAGACTTGTCTTTAACAAATCGGGAACCGAAACAACTCTTCTGAAACTGGAGTTGCAACGTTTCATAACTTATTTTGATTTCATTAACCACAACTCCAGGTATCGGCAACCCACTGTTTAGTGGTATGTAAACAATATTCTGCAAAGGAatctgtttttatttatttgttccaTTGCCTCTGTCGGAAACAAAACTGGGCTCTTCTGTTGCACATAGTTGTTTGTATTGGATGTATTATTCACTCGGATTAGTACACCTGCGTGGAAGACGGGTCATCTGATTTTCAGTTCGCAGAAGGACTTCTAGTAAACAACTAATTAGCCAACATCAACTTAAAAAGCAAGCAAAATACCCGGAACGAAGTTTGAACTAACGAAAATATGCACATAGCACTCAACAATTTAAGAGGGCTTTGTAAAACGGAAAGGTAATTAAAGAacagtaaaaaacaaattaactaacaaacaaaaaccTTAGCAAGCAAACTCgtttgaaatggattttttttcttttaaacttaCCCAcgcacaaagaaaaaaaaaacaagcaaacttaaaaaaaagttaaacttAATTGAAAAGCATCATATTTCGCACTTATCCCATTGGAAGAGACTTCAGTTTGCAACAGTTAAGCCATTTGAATTTGAGATCTATTAGTTCACGCCTAGAAATAATGTTTCATTGGCGATGAAGTCTTGTTTCTTTAAGAGCTGATCTTTCGTTGATGGAAATTGAAATTAAAGCTCTTGAAATCAAAGCATAATTCTTTTAGCTAAATACCGTGAATTGCGTACGTCTGGAGAACGGATAAGTCAGTATGAATACGTCTGTATTATATGAGCTAGACGAAACCTAAAAAAACCCAGAAGGATGCCCCAGAAGGATGGATTCAAGGTCCCGCATGTGTTTTAAGCAATTCGAAGAACATAAAAAAGACGTTTACTATTTTATGTACGTGATGAAGCACTAAGTATAAAGACTTTTAAAAGTTTCAAATATTCGTCTTTTCTACGCTCAACTGATTCTTTTTGCGCCAAATCAGAAGATCTATTGCAAAAAAAGGACTTGGCCAGAAAAATAGGCTGATGTCACGCACTAGCTTCGTTGGAGCAGGTGACTTCATCGATGGCAATACTGTTAAAAGCACCGATGGgtattttaaaatcgctttgcAAAAAAACATACCATAAAAGTAGTGAAATAAACTAAAATTGATCGCATCTTCCTTTAAAAGATTTTCAGTGCTCTAATGATAATTGTAAAGACAAAGAATTAAAACCTGATTTACCTGAAGATTTCCATCTTTGTCCCTAAAGTAAGAGAAAGGGCTGTCTTGTCCGTCACTGTACAACATTATGTAACTGGACAACCACTCACTGACTGACGGATCACCATATCCCTGTGTCGCTATGCTAGTAATTACAATTATTCGTCCAATTTCCACCTTTAACCAAGCAGAGTCGGTCTTTTCGATGGCCGAACGGTATCCTGGAGGCCAGCTTGTCAAATTCAGCCTCGCTCTTTGAGGACCGTACGTTTTAAAGTCGTTGTCAAAAGCCGATGGTGCAACAAGTTGATCGTCATCCATTCTGCCATCGGAGATCCCCAGTGGCTCGAGGCAGTTggctatttcagaaaaaaaaaaacgttagaCCAAACGaaccagaagaaaaaaaatgcgtCCGTGTGATAAAAGTTGTTACCTGTGATATCAATGGATGTAGTCTCGTTTTCTGCGCTATGGCAGCGAAGGAAGTTGCGAAAAATAAATAGGCTTAAATAGAACGACCATATTTCGCGTCCTCTGTTCTCTGACAGCGATGTAGACAATTCGATGACTTGCCATCAATAATACAGACATCAAACCGACCGAAAGCAAGCTGTTTCTAAGAGGAAAAATTATTGACTATCTACAAAACCTATGTTTTGACTTCAGAAGAAATGTTTGACAATCATAAGAACCCACTTTGACCGCAAAAAAGATTCTTAATTGCTAATACAGTCACTCTTGTTTCTATAACTGTGTTAATTAAAGTACTCTTACGGGTACACAGAACGGGAAATTTGGCCAAACATTTTCCAGAACATTCCATATTTTTTCTCCCTCCTCAGTTAGTTGTTTTTTCCGTCTCTTAGAGACAACGTAATAGGAATTATTTGCGAATTATGCAAATTTTCCTGATACCAGTGTTTGGTATTGTTGTCTCAATTTGTGTAAGAAAAGCTTCGGAAATCAAAATAGTTACAGAACAGACTAAATTTTGACTCAAGAACAAATAGCAAATTCTCTTCAACGATATTTTTATAAACTGCTGTTTCAGTGTTGTTTTCTTGTTTCAATTCACTATTGTGCAAAtggaattaataataataaaaattatttgtcTTTCTGAGGGAAAGAAATTCAATTTGAGCATGATTTATCGATTCAATTTGTCAATCAGACTCAACCATGTTAGGATACTTAATTCGAGTCGATTTGTTTAGCCTTGATGATAAATTAATGATAACGCAGTAACTTTAAAACTTTTCAAAGCTActattttctcgctttttatAACGTCGATACGACAGAAAGCGGTCTGTAAAATGGAATATTTCTTTGAATACAGATTTGTTTTTGCTCTCCAAGTTCAAAACAATTTTTAGTGTTGTGCAGACTAAAAGAAAATCCATAAACTTGCACTATCGTCATGTCTTCAAAATTATTTCGACTTGTTCTGAATAAGATGATACTGTCGACTCCCCAAGGAATTAAAGGCGTTGCATAAAAGACGTTTGTGTTTAATTAACAAAATGTACCCGTCGTGTGCAAGAGGAAGGCAAAAAGAATGCATCAAATGTGAAACACTAGTGCAGAGCTCGTATAAGTACCTAAacaaaataggcacgcattgcgtacgtgtgacAGTGTTTTATTCctgcgctttattccataattgtcaactgagctgcgttttgttttccaggagattcaagttatctttgcgtaatatgtagctctaatagtacaagGTATTGTTTTGATACTGTATGTCATTGTAATGGCatggtaatctcgtacccagatctcactctgtcactggaaatgtgagatctggtaaagttcgacagtacaccatttttcattggctactaaaaaaaggttgaggCAAttcaatctacgctccgattggcttatttcgcggggcacttaatgaaggtttggttttcgcaagctcatgtgctgttttgaataaatgtcagttgtgcggaggaaagttttgttttttccgacgccggaaaagctttacagttgacgaaaaccatttaaaaaatttgcgacgtttatttaaatggtaccgacgaaagccccacgtaccctgccactcgaataaagttctgcgtagcttgctacgcggtacgcagaaactaataaattcaagttgaagtatgtaatttattcaaaacagtgtttctcgttcttaaagcgtgactcgcgaattaagtagtgatcaattgtgaattttacggttagattaactacatttttcacgagatcgtgtcaagaaaatagcactcgttacagtgattaggtctaagcactctttaacattttcgctttcaatttacggtttggctaactacacttttcacaagattgtgtgaagaaaaaagcactcgtttattgattaagcctaagcgctcgtttcagtgattctgcagttgctccgacaattaaacaatctcgaccgttcaaaaacaatcgcctgtagcgtttctttctgtttcggcttaagtttaaggtttcctgattaagccaaagcgttagtttcagttattaggcgtaaaccctctttaacattttagctttcaatttacagtttggctaactacactttgcatgagatcgtgtgaagaaaatagcactcgtttattgattaagcctaagcgctcgtttcagtgattctgcagttgatccgacaattaaacaatctcggccgttcaaaaacaatcgcctgtagcgcttctttctgtttcggcttaagtttaaggtttccttgtcctctaccaaaagaatctcttcaagaatactctcgaaatccacgTTTATTCctcaaaatcacccaaaatcacagcAGAGAGTACGAaaatgcgcagtgatagaaaagcccgtatttcgggcctcgctggcactgagcatgctcgaaatcgaactttaccagatcttccttccgtatgaccgtggaagatctgggtacgagattagtgccatggtagatgtcttaggtaaataaccccctgagaagacatgtggttactagtaaaatactaaacccagacagattgaagaaaataaaaagtggaatcgagaaacattggcttcgaggctaaCATGTGAAACATTTTCAAGTTATCTTTTTCAGGAAAAGTTTAGCGTGTGCTCGGAGTTTCTGAaagctttccaagacaaaaatgcgaagtaagcaaggtacagattttgttaacctgttttatgcaaaacaaatattgatgcaaaagtaagtatatattgatacacagtttttaggaagaccagaaggaagtttccagaagtgtcgatcgagaagaaaatattttgcgacatgaaaaaaacataaattttgagccgcgaatataaaaagttaccatcagcgaaaagcATTCTTGgaaatttttgctacgttcaattttctATTGTTGTTATGGGTGcgcaagtaaatcgcaaaatcgagaGTGACATTGAATTCAGCGGTcgctgtgatcaagttaccttgcgtgtttacaaATAACTCGCGAAAAAAAGGCtccatctgtgtcaaaatgatagCAAGACagcgggtttttgtttttgttggttaGTTTGTTATTTCTTTCAAGTGCTATAacgattgacaagaaatgtgcgaattcaacataaAGATCACAAAGTCAAacattcactctcctagacgaggttatatATTACCAGgcaattccatcgttttggaaatagaagctgcttatATTAATTATCCATCCGCGTGAaaaattcttgccaattttggggctcatttgttgaaactcaagcactcctccaacagacttgtttattttcgtgatttatgcacgcgctgcgggtcTATTAGAACCGCGGACACTCTTCCACTCTTACAACGCGGTGACGTAGTTTGTAGTGCATAGTGGCATGTTTCTGGGTTTTCTGTACCCGCCCCAGGTTTCTGCTCCTGACGCAAAGAAAGCGGTGCAGTCTTCATTGATTATGACCTCCCTGGTTTAAAACGAACAAACCAAACCTTGTATTACGATTTTCGTGTTAAATTAGTTAACAATAAATAACGCATGAGATGCTGATCCTTACCATCTGTTTATTCCTTAATTATATAAGTGTTTATCAATACTCTTACTTATATACCAGATTGCTCTGTCAAAATATACTTGccgtaattttaaaaatttaatcaTTCAATCATTTTAGTGAAATTTTACGGTTTAATTCGACCGGTTTTTTCCAACTTCTTCAGCTATCCGTATTAACTTAATTCCGTATACCTtaggcaaaacaaaagaacttcaGTTTCATGTGTTCTTTCGTAAACGGCATTAATGAATAACGAGTTGACACCTAATAGGGAGACAGTATTCACGTCGATCACATGGTTTACATTCTGTGATTTAGCTGCGGCTGCAAATTGATCCAATACCTCTATATTCCTTTTATTATGCACATTTTCGcagatttgaatggaatttaCAAATGCCTTGCAAACTGCTGTCCAACGAAGAACTTTACAAGTTGTCAGTAAAGAAGCCTGACAAAAATCAAAGGTGGAAAGGAACTTAACTCGAATCCATGACCGTGCGATTTTTAAACACACTGTATAACGGGCCTGTTGATGTTGAAGCCTACAAGGGTGACTTTactttttacactttttacCATGatgaatattacagaaaaaCAATGTGGCAAGGTTTAGCTTATTTGTAGAGTCTATCCCTTCCTGGAATGTTGCTTAAGGTGTTTCTTCTCCTTGTTGTCGTGGTGCTTTTTCGCCTTGTTCTTGTGTCCCTTGTCTTTGCACGGGTAGGTTCCTCCACAAGACGACGGCTGCATTGTCATGTCGCCTGGATAAGGCGTCGGGTATGGTACCGGTTGAGGATACGGTATTGGCTGAGGCATGGGGGCACTGGCTCCCGCCTGGCAGGGAGACACTGGCTGACAGGGAGTTGTCCCACCCCCGGTTCCTCCAGTGCCTCCAACCACGGCTGATAAGGCAGTCAGCATCTCCTGAAGGCACATGGAAGGATCCTTCATGGCAGTGCATTGATGGAAGGTGGAGCATGCTTGATTCTGTGTAAAACgacaaataaaatcaacaacCAGTGTTTGAGGTGGGTGTGTAGATCTGTCCGAAACCGGAATTGAAAGTGAGTGTAAGGTAAATCAACTCCCTTCCGACCCGTGTTGACTTCGGTTTCCTTGTATTGTCTGTATAGGACCCTGTCTTTCACCTTGGTGGATTCTCGACTCCAAAGGTGGTTGCATTTCGATGGGCTTTCAGCGAGATTCTAAATCCAAGCATTCTCGATTCCTTAAACCTCTAACCCTTGAATTCGTAATCCAGATGTCCTCAGACGGGAAGACAAAATCGCCCGCCCCAAAAAGGCAGAGTACTAAACCAATTTTTCTTACCACAACACGGCGTTAAGGGAAAGAACAGTGGACAGCTGTGGTAATGCGAAGATCTGGACGAAAAAACGGATTTACACCAAATTTGCACAGCGCAAATATGATGCAAACATATGTTTACTCGAGAGCAAACCTGTAGCAAACATGGTAAATGTCACAGTGCAAATTTGGTGTAATTCCATTTTTTCGTCCGGTAGCTAGACAGAGAGGATATAAGTAAGTTCCACCTGTGGTGGAGGGTGGGAAAGGCCCAAGTAAGTCGTTCAGGGGTCTTCGCAAAGAGACAGTGGGGAGCTTAATTAACACACGTCGTTTTTGAGACAAGCGGACGGCAACCAATAGTATTAAATAATTctcatgccaggacagtggtgtcttccAGGTctttaaactaatcatctctaatggagaaaagatacttagcaatgtaaagaCAACTTTAAAGGGAAAATAGCTTACTTCCGgatgccgtccgcgtctcaaaaacgtcgcgaGCGCACCACGTGCGGACAGCCCTTATTAATAGAGCAACATCGCAATGCTCTGATACCTCCCGGCCCTAAGAATATCAAGTTATTTTACTGGCCCGTTTCACAATATGTTAATTATTAATATCAAGTAACTTACAACAGCTTCAATGATTGGATTAGGTGGGGACACTGCTGCTGGTGCCCCAGGGGCTGCTGGTGCTCCTCCAGGGGCTGCTGGTGCTCCTCCAGGGGCTGCAGGGGCTCCCCCCGCGGGAGCAGGGGTGGTAGGAGCAGCAGTAGTAGCAGCTTCTCCAGCAGGTGGTGCAGTTGTGGGTTCTTCTCCACTTCCACTCTCTTCAGCTCCTATAACGTAAGAATGATGTATCTGAGCAGTTAACTCTACCGCGTTGTATCCACGAATTGTGAACCTTTTGCTGGGAAGATGTCTAATAGCAATATGATCTAGGGGGCCTCATTTTTCGCGTGGCCAAAGCATCGAAAGTTTTTCCCCCCGGAAACACTTGCTACGGAGGCTACCTTGCATCAAGCTGACTCCGCCTTACTTACTTTAGGTATAATTTCCTGAAGTAAAAATGCTAAACACGTTCAGAGCTAGTCGCTGTCTGCTTATTATCATCCTCGTCAAGCAGCGCGCCATTGTCCGATGgatttgaataggccatttccgagttcatgtcttcaTCCTCTTCAAAGTGTATTCaaatgcgaagtttttgttatgaaaattagttttcattcatatgtaaagtagaactaattaccatcagaAAAACTTAGACTcgatttgaagaggaggcagatatgaactcggGAATGGCCTATTGAGTGGCTTGCTTCGCTGACCGCTGGCCCTGGGAGATGAAGCGCATTGATATCTTAGCTTATCCCAGGTCCATAGCTAATCAGATAGGAATAGTTTACAAACGAATGTGGGGCTAATTCGGTGAGTTGATAAAAGTGAATTGACCATTGTAGGGAGATTTTTAACCGTTAGACCTACCTTTTTCGCTTAGACGAAGGAATAACCAGATTACCCTCAAAATGCTAGCTTTTCAATCTCCCTACGATGGCAGAAATCCATGACCGAGAAATCTCAATCTGTGATAGAATGCGTCCCATCAGTTTGGGGGTATTATTTCTTTCGGGAAGAGCTAATGCTAGaatttttaaggaaaaaaatactCGGCGGAGCGATCAGTCACTAAGTAGAGTTTCAGACCAGTCAGAGACGTTGTTATCATCAGGCCTGATCTGGTTGGCATTATTTGCTGGAATCCCCTGTATTTTAAATTCAGATAATACCCGCAAACTTATGGGCCAAGGACAAAGGAAAGATCGACTCCGGTGATGTTTGAAGAATTGAAAAGGATGTGGTGCCTTTGTAAGTTTTGTGACATCTGCAAACAGTTCGACACTCTCATCTTCTCTGCTCATAAACGTTTATAAACTTTCAAAAACGTTCATAAACTTTCAAGACGTCGAGGAAGCCGGAAGTCAATAGTCTTTACAATCTTGTCAAAACCGGATGACTATCGTAAAATCATTGAGATCATTCCTGCACTAAAATAACTCGCTAAACACCTTTAAACATCATGTTTAATGATATTTTCTTTTATCAACGTAAATGTGATACACGCTGTATTAAATCTCAATTATTTTGCGTCCGTTGGCGCTAAAATATTAGCATCCCCTTGCTTCGAATAGAATTCCGTAGTATACATCTAACCTGGTGGAAGTTATGTCCTTGTAAATAAGAGTGAGAAAAAAAGACCCTGTTGAGCTTGACTCTAGTCAAGTGTTAAAAGTGTTTTTAACTGATAAAAATTGTCAGGTTTTGGTCTATGTTACACTCAGTGTTTGAAATTAAAGCGCTTTTGAGTATATTTACACAGAAAATGCTCCAAAAGATAACATGTGTATCTTGAAATATGTCGCAATTTAAACGCTTTTTACAAAAAGTTTTCATCATTCTTATCATTATTACCTGCTTCGGCACCTTCAGCcggtttcttttcttcttcttcttcttcctcttgtCGCTTGTTGGCTTGACCCTAATGACAAAGCAAGACATTTAATGGAAGCGTTTCATTTTTGTTAACTTCGCTGTCGTGACTTCTACCATTAAAGGACGAACACAGGCAGCATTTGTCAAGCTGAGAAATAAGTTGAATCTACACCACTTTTCTTACATTACTATTTTCCCTCAAAGTTTTCGCGTATTTTCTACTAAATTGCAAGCGTAAGTGTGCTGATCTAATGACTGTTGGGTTAAGAAAGATCAGAGTGCTACAATTTCCCGCAATATCTTGGAAacatttgccattttttttataaccccacacaaaaaaagcaaaatctaCTGGTCTTAATACACGAGtgttaaaaaattaattgcgaGTAACTAACCgtaaaaatgttcttttgttgtttgttatGGAACCGACTGCACTCGAAAGCTGTGAAAGGATATTTCGGTCATGCCGTTTTCTACCTTTTTCTGAAAATATACTTACTTAGagttaattaaagatatttatttatcaatttttgcTCGTGCTTTGCTCAAAACAAATGCCATTGTATAATAGGTTGTACTTTGAGCCCTCACGATCTATTGTTCTGCCTGTAAAATAAAgatcctttaaaaaaattaagttttatTCCAGGGAAAATCAATTGAAAAAGTTTTGCTCGCGCTTAAGAGATTTAGCTTCTTGTGAGTTTTCCCTAGTAAAGGCTTTTTTTGAAAAGGTCATAACTGATAACGCAATTTCATAGTATATTTCTTGGGCAGGGTTTGGATAAAAATGATTCGTTTagcatgcaaaaaaaaaaacgacatttTTACGTTCCAAGGCATATaactgtgatttttttaaatatatgaGCATAATGGAACGGTTTGTTTTACAAACAGCGCTCTGGTTAAAACGAAGAAACCTTCCTAAACTCCAGGGGGTTATATAGTTACTGTTTCCTCTACGCAGATAAAAGCCACATTTAAAACACAATGTTGCAGTAAAGCCATTACTGGTCTCACCTCGTTTGAAGGCCGAGATAGACCCTCAAAG
This genomic interval carries:
- the LOC137978524 gene encoding uncharacterized protein, whose product is MMCKSAFVVLILSALIFEGLSRPSNEGQANKRQEEEEEEEKKPAEGAEAGAEESGSGEEPTTAPPAGEAATTAAPTTPAPAGGAPAAPGGAPAAPGGAPAAPGAPAAVSPPNPIIEAVNQACSTFHQCTAMKDPSMCLQEMLTALSAVVGGTGGTGGGTTPCQPVSPCQAGASAPMPQPIPYPQPVPYPTPYPGDMTMQPSSCGGTYPCKDKGHKNKAKKHHDNKEKKHLKQHSRKG